A single genomic interval of Paralichthys olivaceus isolate ysfri-2021 chromosome 7, ASM2471397v2, whole genome shotgun sequence harbors:
- the unc45a gene encoding protein unc-45 homolog A encodes MSVSEKEKVPAVLKEEGNALFKAGDMQGAVCCYTRALKLSDSSGERAVLHRNRSACYLKLEENSKAEADASKALDSDPGDVKARFRRAQAFQKLGRFDQAFLDAQRCAQLEPKNKAFQDLLRQLGAQIHQKSRELNSTDARVQQMFSLLLDASAKDSDRKKAAQNLVVLSREEAGAEQIFRNDGVKLIQKLLLSKQEEVVLSALRTLVGLCTGHQSRTMAIVNELGMEQLCIVMGSGASTVSLAACHLLQVMFEALTEGMKKEIRGKDEAILPEPSKELRSMLRHLLGMIPEPNVSGTGRDSAINLLVKQVPRKSLKNPDNSLTLWVIDQGLKKILEVAGTVAELSQGPPLTDNSHMCCSVLLSKLYDDLKSDKERENFNKLCEEYVQQYFSRPGLEGKLRAIQTVSVLLQGPSDVGNRTLEMSGLMDAVISLCASEDVIHQQVAVEAVIHAAGKAKRASFITTNGVALLKDLYKKSENDRIRVRALVGLCKLGSAGGTDFSMKQFAEGSTLKLAKQCRKWLCNESLPPTSRRWSVEGLAYLTFDADVKEDFVEDKSALLAMFELAKSEDKTVLFAVGSTLVNCTNSYEVEKPDPQMVELAKYAKQHVPEEHPKDAPSYVEKRLGKLLESGVVSALVCMVKQESPALTEACRECIARVFLALVERQEDRGTVVAQGGGKALIPLATDNTGLGKIKAAQALAKITITSNPEIAFPGERIYEVVRPLASLLSLECSLLQNFEALMALTNLAGISDRLRQKIIKEKAVQKVEGYMFEEHELVRASATECMCNLVLSTEVQKMYLATGNDRLKLLVLYCGEEDERLRKAAAGTLAMLTAEQPELCARIPGTTTHWLEIIQALLLSEISDLRHRGAVIVQNMMQAEKSLAETLMESEALEILTVLAKGGEDMPQPIIKVAQNCLDKAVEYGIIRSREGRDKDN; translated from the exons ATGAGTGTGAGCGAAAAGGAAAAG GTGCCTGCCGTCCTGAAGGAGGAGGGGAACGCTCTCTTCAAGGCAGGAGACATGCAGGGAGCTGTCTGCTGTTACACCAGAGCCCTGAAGCTGAGTGACAGCTCGGGAGAGAGGGCTGTGCTGCACCGCAACCGCTCAGCCTGCTACCTCAAACTGGAGGAGAACAGCAAGGCAGAGGCTGATGCATCCAAAG CTCTCGATAGTGACCCGGGTGATGTGAAAGCCAGGTTCCGGAGAGCTCAGGCTTTTCAGAAACTCGGTCGGTTTGACCAGGCCTTTCTGGACGCTCAGAGGTGTGCTCAGCTTGAGCCCAAAAACAAAGCCTTCCAGGATCTGCTCAGACAGCTAGGAGCACAAATCCACCAGAAG TCAAGAGAGCTAAATTCCACAGATGCAAGAGTGCAGCAGATGTTCTCCCTCCTTTTAGATGCCTCTGCGAAAGACTCAGATCGAAAGAAG GCTGCTCAGAACCTGGTGGTGTTATCTCGAGAAGAGGCTGGAGCTGAGCAGATCTTCCGTAATGACGGCGTAAAGCTGATTCAGAAACTACTTCTGTcgaagcaggaggaggtggtcCTTTCAGCTCTGAGGACTCTGGTTGGTTTGTGCACTGGCCATCAGTCCAGA ACTATGGCGATTGTGAATGAGCTGGGAATGGAGCAGCTGTGCATAGTAATGGGATCAGGGGCCTCCACTGTGTCTCTGGCTGCCTGCCACCTGCTGCAGGTGATGTTTGAGGCTTTAACAGAGGGTATGAAAAAAGAGATCAGGGGGAAAGATGAAGCCATACTTCCTG AACCCTCCAAGGAGCTACGCTCAATGTTGAGGCATCTATTGGGAATGATTCCAGAACCTAATGTGTCAGGAACAGGCAGAGACAGCGCCATCAACCTCCTGGTCAAACAAGTACCCCGCAAGTCTTTGAAAAACCCTGACAACTCCCTCACACTATGGGTGATAGACCAGG GACTTAAGAAGATCCTGGAGGTGGCTGGGACAGTCGCTGAGCTCTCACAAGGACCACCTCTTACAGACAACTCCCACATGTGCTGCTCTGTCTTGCTCAGCAAACTCTACGATGACCTAAAGAGTGACAAGGAGAGGGAGAACTTCAACAAACTATGTGAAGAATATGTTCA GCAGTACTTCAGCCGACCCGGCCTGGAAGGCAAGTTGCGAGCCATCCAGACAGTGTCGGTGCTTCTCCAAGGACCGAGCGACGTGGGTAACAGAACtctggagatgtcaggattgatGGACGCAGTGATTTCTCTGTGTGCCTCCGAAGATGTAATACACCAGCAAGTAGCAGTGGAGGCTGTTATACATGCTGCAGGGAAGGCCAAGAGAGCCTCCTTCATCACAACCAACGGAGTGGCACTTCTGAAGGACCTCTACAAGAAGAGTGAGAATGACAGGATACGTGTGAGAGCCCTTGTG GGTTTGTGCAAACTTGGATCAGCAGGAGGGACTGATTTCAGTATGAAGCAGTTTGCCGAGGGATCCACACTGAAACTTGCTAAGCAGTGCAGGAA GTGGTTGTGTAATGAGTCTCTGCCCCCAACCTCCCGCCGGTGGTCTGTAGAAGGTCTCGCCTACCTCACCTTTGATGCTGATGTGAAGGAAGACTTTGTGGAAGACAAGAGCGCTTTGCTGGCCATGTTTGAACTGGCAAAG TCAGAGGATAAAACAGTGCTATTTGCTGTGGGCTCCACATTAGTGAATTGTACCAACAGCTATGAAGTTGAGAAGCCGGATCCTCAGATGGTGGAGCTGGCCAAGTATGCCAAGCAGCATGTGCCTGAGGAGCACCCCAAG GATGCACCTTCCTATGTTGAGAAAAGGCTGGGGAAGCTCTTGGAGTCTGGCGTAGTATCTGCGTTGGTGTGTATGGTCAAACAGGAGAGTCCAGCTCTTACTGAGGCTTGTAGAGAGTGTATCGCCAG GGTGTTCTTGGCTTTGGTGGAACGACAGGAAGACAGAGGCACAGTGGTGGCACAGGGTGGAGGAAAG GCTCTGATCCCACTGGCAACTGACAACACAGGTTTAGGGAAAATCAAAGCAGCACAAGCCCTGGCAAAAATAACCATCACATCTAATCCAGAAATTGCCTTTCCAGGAGAAAGG ATCTATGAGGTGGTTCGGCCACTTGCCAGTCTCCTAAGCCTTGAATGCTCCCTGCTGCAGAACTTCGAGGCACTCATGGCTCTCACCAACCTGGCTGGCATCAGCGATAGACTCAG ACAAAAAATCATAAAAGAGAAGGCTGTGCAAAAAGTTGAAGGCTATATGTTTGAAGAGCACGAACTGGTCCGAGCCTCTGCCACAGAGTGCATGTGTAATTTGGTTTTAAGTACAGAG GTGCAGAAGATGTACCTGGCAACAGGGAACGATCGCCTAAAGCTGCTTGTGCTTTACTGCGGCGAGGAGGACGAGAGGCTGCGGAAAGCTGCTGCAGGAACTCTGGCCATGCTGACCGCTGAGCAGCCTGAGCTCTGTGCCCGCATCCCTGGAACA ACAACCCACTGGCTTGAGATCATACAggcgctgctgctcagtgaAATATCTGACCTCCGTCATCGTGGAGCGGTCATCGTTCAGAACATGATGCAGGCGGAGAAAAGCCTGGCTGAGACACTCATGGAGAGTGAGGCTCTAGAGATCCTGACTGTCCTGGCAAAGGGAGGAGAAGACATGCCGCAGCCCATTATAAAGGTCGCTCAGAACTGTCTGGACAAAGCTGTGGAGTATGGCATCATCAGAAGCAGAGAAGGGCGGGATAAGGACAACTGA
- the LOC109624559 gene encoding RCC1 domain-containing protein 1, which produces MRWFGFGFNAFGQICDRLNKAAGCDVTEEIKLTLPTELESSCCCSKIRGVRASWSRRVTVHEDGDSCVCVAGFAAASSCGVSVSLGCKDAFISEQHLTLAFPGRIETWDLQRKDKTPSWSTEINTQSGGPLLNLPLVPGGYIATKPPLFRSLSPHLKAKSLALGGEHAILLCATGAVYTWGLGSHGQLGHGDLTSEEEPRAVEALWGMTMSGVAAGGWHSVCISDGGDLYLWGWNESGQIGLPSRGLRKTMQQRSSQQAGALCQDADVKSDEEPQEGEKHEEVFISIQAFPALLDVTPSCEIRTVSCGSRHTAAVTTTGDLYTWGWGEYGQLGHQTLISSDEPQCVEFFREQQMRVVDVVCGTWNTFAAVVKEEVPSS; this is translated from the exons ATGCGGTGGTTTGGATTCGGCTTTAACGCATTCGGACAAATATGTGACCGATTAAACAAAGCGGCTGGATGTGACGTCACTGAGGAAATCAAACTGACCCTTCCAACTGAGCTCgagtcctcctgctgctgctccaagaTCAGAGGAGTGAGAGCGAGCTGGAGTCGAAGAGTGACTGTGCACGAGGATG gtgacagctgtgtgtgtgtggcaggtttcgctgcagcctcctcctgtgGTGTTTCAGTGAGCCTCGGCTGTAAAGACGCTTTCATCAGTGAACAGCACCTCACCCTTGCTTTCCCAGGCAGGATCGAAACCTGGGACCTGCAGAGGAAAGACAAGACTCCATCATGGAGCACGGAAATAAACACGCAATCTGGTG GTCCCCTCCTGAATCTCCCACTGGTCCCTGGTGGTTACATAGCAACCAAACCTCCCCTCTTCCGCTCACTGTCTCCTCACCTGAAAGCCAAGAGTCTTGCTCTGGGAGGAGAGCATGCCATCCTTCTCTGTGCCACAGGAGCCGTGTACACATGGGGACTGGGCAG tcaCGGTCAGCTGGGACACGGCGACCTCACCTCTGAGGAGGAGCCCAGGGCGGTGGAGGCCCTCTGGGGGATGACCATGAGCGGTGTTGCTGCAGGAGGCTGGCACTCTGTCTGCATTAGTG ATGGCGGTGACCTTTATTTGTGGGGCTGGAACGAGAGCGGTCAGATTGGACTCCCATCACGAGGTCTGAGGAAAACAATGCAGCAGCGTAGTAGCCAACAAGcag GAGCTCTGTGCCAAGACGCTGATGTGAAGAGTGATGAAGAGCCACAGGAGGGGGAGAAACACGAGGAGGTATTCATATCCATCCAGGCTTTCCCGGCTCTGCTGGATGTCACTCCGTCCTGTGAAATCAGGACAGTCAGCTGCGGCTCCCGTCACACAGCTGCTGTGACAA CCACAGGTGACCTCTATACTTGGGGCTGGG GTGAATACGGTCAACTTGGACATCAGACATTAATCAGTTCAGATGAGCCCCAGTGTGTGGAGTTCTTCAGGGAGCAGCAGATGCGTGTGGTTGATGTGGTGTGCGGGACGTGGAACACTTTTGCTGCTGTTGTCAAGGAGGAAGTACCAAGCTCTTAA
- the LOC109624212 gene encoding calcium and integrin-binding protein 1 has product MGTTASNLGKDLLSEYQELTFLTKQEILLAHKRFTELLPKEEKDLLNTRVPMEKILTLPELKSNPFRNRICHVFSTSDIKDGSLTFEDFLDLLSAFSDSATLEIKSHYAFRIFDFDDDGTLDSGDLEKLVNCLTGETDDTRLTTEEMRQLISNILEESDIDKDGTVNLSEFQHVISRSPDFVSSFKIVL; this is encoded by the exons ATGGGAACTACGGCAAGTAACCTTGGGAAGGATTTGCTCTCGGAATATCAA GAGCTGACATTCCTGACAAAACAAGAAATCCTCCT AGCTCACAAGAGATTCACTGAACTGCTCCCGAAAGAGGAGAAAGATCTTCTTAACACCAGGGTACCAATGGAGAAGATTCTTACTTTGCCAGAACTCaag TCCAACCCTTTCAGGAACAGAATCTGCCATGTGTTCTCAACGTCTGATATCAAAGATGGAAGCCTCACCTTTGAGGATTTTCTGGATCTATTGAGTGCCTTCAGTGACTCTGCTACACTGGAAATCAAATCCCACTATGCCTTCCGTATATTTG ACTTTGACGATGATGGAACCCTTGACAGTGGCGATCTGGAGAAGCTGGTGAACTGTCTGACCGGGGAGACTGATGACACAAGACTGACCACAGAGGAAATGCGACAGCTCATCAGCAAT ATTCTTGAAGAGTCGGACATTGACAAGGATggaacagtgaacctctcagagTTTCAGCATGTGATTTCAAGATCACCAGATTTTGTCAg TTCTTTCAAGATTGTGCTGTGA